The following coding sequences are from one Oncorhynchus clarkii lewisi isolate Uvic-CL-2024 chromosome 20, UVic_Ocla_1.0, whole genome shotgun sequence window:
- the LOC139376465 gene encoding myc-associated zinc finger protein-like isoform X1, translated as MDAAWSNFLFQTTPTQNQVEGTLQSELLPVHMASPQTPPTEHIVHPPSTVDTAALNEEPLPVKTVSRPARVPHICAICSKQFKNNYNLRRHQSVHTGVRMKRAGEQEEGAKEGGNGAGPAQVVSGGRTERYTVPLTLLHLSVPSPLPPPSVLASQQPAVGSQDGEEVAMASVVASVNPHAPPAAVDMGAGATAQRPSNPNPVRKNHACETCGKAFRDVYHLNRHRLSHSDEKPFSCPICQQRFKRKDRMSHHVRSHQGGVEKPYVCPHCAKAFSRPDHLNSHVRQVHSSERPFKCPVLDTCESSFATRDRLRAHMIRHEEKVPCHICGKLLSAAYITDHMRVHNQSQHHACHLCNRSFTTLTYLRVHAQKHHGQEWKESAGVFGGTGSGGVLVCQLCGVHCKTPTQLQGHMGTHSTGGQGGSPSPVTSSGASSSSMSLGNMVSAPNFYISGNTVVDLLVSDCSSIQPQSHS; from the exons ACTACTCCCACCCAAAACCAAGTGGAGGGGACCCTCCAATCAGAACTCTTACCAGTCCATATGGCCTCTCCTCAGACCCCTCCCACAGAGCACATAGTCCATCCTCCTTCCACGGTGGACACTGCTGCCCTCAATGAAGAACCCTTACCCG TGAAGACGGTGTCCCGGCCTGCCCGTGTGCCCCACATCTGTGCCATATGCAGCAAGCAGTTCAAGAACAACTACAACCTGCGGCGGCACCAGTCGGTCCACACCGGGGTACGCATGAAGCGAGcaggggagcaggaggagggtGCAAAGGAGGGTGGCAATGGTGCCGGCCCAGCGCAGGTGGTGTCGGGAGGTAGGACGGAGAGGTACACGGTCCCCCTCACCCTGCTCCACCTCTCcgttccttcccctctcccccctcccagcGTGCTGGCGTCCCAGCAGCCAGCTGTGGGTAGTCAGGATGGCGAAGAGGTTGCCATGGCAAGCGTAGTGGCTAGCGTTAACCCCCATGCTCCTCCTGCAGCTGTTGACATGGGGGCGGGGGCGACAGCACAG cgGCCATCGAACCCAAACCCTGTGCGGAAGAATCACGCTTGTGAAACGTGCGGGAAGGCCTTCCGAGACGTGTACCACCTTAACCGACACCGTCTCTCCCACTCGGATGAGAAACCCTTCTCCTGCCCCATCTGCCAGCAGAGGTTCAAGAGGAAGGACCGCATGAGCCACCACGTGCGCTCTCACCAAGGTGGTGTGGAGAAACCCTACGTGTGCCCCCACTGTGCCAAGGCTTTCTCCAG GCCCGACCATCTCAACAGTCATGTCAGACAAGTCCACTCTTCTGAACGACCCTTCAAGTGTCCGGTACTTGAT ACGTGCGAATCCAGCTTCGCCACGAGGGACCGGCTACGTGCCCATATGATCCGCCACGAGGAGAAGGTCCCGTGCCACATATGCGGCAAGCTCCTGTCTGCTGCCTACATCACCGATCACATGAGGGTCCACAACCAATCGCAGCACCACGCCTGCCATCTCTGTAACCGCA GCTTCACCACTCTGACCTACCTACGCGTCCACGCCCAGAAGCACCACGGCCAGGAGTGGAAGGAGAGCGCTGGCGTCTTCGGCGGCACGGGCTCCGGCGGTGTCCTTGTGTGCCAGCTGTGCGGGGTGCACTGCAAGACCCCCACCCAGCTGCAGGGCCACATGGGCACCCACAGCACAGGGGGCCAAGGGGGATCTCCCAGCCCTGTCACCTCTAGTGGGGCATCCAGCTCCTCCATGTCCCTTGGCAACATGGTGTCCGCCCCAAACTTCTACATCAGCGGCAACACGGTGGTGGACCTGCTAGTGTCGGATTGCTCCAGCATCCAGCCTCAGTCCCACAGTTAG
- the LOC139376465 gene encoding myc-associated zinc finger protein-like isoform X2 encodes MDAAWSNFLFQTTPTQNQVEGTLQSELLPVHMASPQTPPTEHIVHPPSTVDTAALNEEPLPVKTVSRPARVPHICAICSKQFKNNYNLRRHQSVHTGVRMKRAGEQEEGAKEGGNGAGPAQVVSGGRTERYTVPLTLLHLSVPSPLPPPSVLASQQPAVGSQDGEEVAMASVVASVNPHAPPAAVDMGAGATAQRPSNPNPVRKNHACETCGKAFRDVYHLNRHRLSHSDEKPFSCPICQQRFKRKDRMSHHVRSHQGGVEKPYVCPHCAKAFSRPDHLNSHVRQVHSSERPFKCPTCESSFATRDRLRAHMIRHEEKVPCHICGKLLSAAYITDHMRVHNQSQHHACHLCNRSFTTLTYLRVHAQKHHGQEWKESAGVFGGTGSGGVLVCQLCGVHCKTPTQLQGHMGTHSTGGQGGSPSPVTSSGASSSSMSLGNMVSAPNFYISGNTVVDLLVSDCSSIQPQSHS; translated from the exons ACTACTCCCACCCAAAACCAAGTGGAGGGGACCCTCCAATCAGAACTCTTACCAGTCCATATGGCCTCTCCTCAGACCCCTCCCACAGAGCACATAGTCCATCCTCCTTCCACGGTGGACACTGCTGCCCTCAATGAAGAACCCTTACCCG TGAAGACGGTGTCCCGGCCTGCCCGTGTGCCCCACATCTGTGCCATATGCAGCAAGCAGTTCAAGAACAACTACAACCTGCGGCGGCACCAGTCGGTCCACACCGGGGTACGCATGAAGCGAGcaggggagcaggaggagggtGCAAAGGAGGGTGGCAATGGTGCCGGCCCAGCGCAGGTGGTGTCGGGAGGTAGGACGGAGAGGTACACGGTCCCCCTCACCCTGCTCCACCTCTCcgttccttcccctctcccccctcccagcGTGCTGGCGTCCCAGCAGCCAGCTGTGGGTAGTCAGGATGGCGAAGAGGTTGCCATGGCAAGCGTAGTGGCTAGCGTTAACCCCCATGCTCCTCCTGCAGCTGTTGACATGGGGGCGGGGGCGACAGCACAG cgGCCATCGAACCCAAACCCTGTGCGGAAGAATCACGCTTGTGAAACGTGCGGGAAGGCCTTCCGAGACGTGTACCACCTTAACCGACACCGTCTCTCCCACTCGGATGAGAAACCCTTCTCCTGCCCCATCTGCCAGCAGAGGTTCAAGAGGAAGGACCGCATGAGCCACCACGTGCGCTCTCACCAAGGTGGTGTGGAGAAACCCTACGTGTGCCCCCACTGTGCCAAGGCTTTCTCCAG GCCCGACCATCTCAACAGTCATGTCAGACAAGTCCACTCTTCTGAACGACCCTTCAAGTGTCCG ACGTGCGAATCCAGCTTCGCCACGAGGGACCGGCTACGTGCCCATATGATCCGCCACGAGGAGAAGGTCCCGTGCCACATATGCGGCAAGCTCCTGTCTGCTGCCTACATCACCGATCACATGAGGGTCCACAACCAATCGCAGCACCACGCCTGCCATCTCTGTAACCGCA GCTTCACCACTCTGACCTACCTACGCGTCCACGCCCAGAAGCACCACGGCCAGGAGTGGAAGGAGAGCGCTGGCGTCTTCGGCGGCACGGGCTCCGGCGGTGTCCTTGTGTGCCAGCTGTGCGGGGTGCACTGCAAGACCCCCACCCAGCTGCAGGGCCACATGGGCACCCACAGCACAGGGGGCCAAGGGGGATCTCCCAGCCCTGTCACCTCTAGTGGGGCATCCAGCTCCTCCATGTCCCTTGGCAACATGGTGTCCGCCCCAAACTTCTACATCAGCGGCAACACGGTGGTGGACCTGCTAGTGTCGGATTGCTCCAGCATCCAGCCTCAGTCCCACAGTTAG